From one Eisenibacter elegans DSM 3317 genomic stretch:
- a CDS encoding adenosylcobinamide-GDP ribazoletransferase translates to MKNALRAQIHIFFTALMFYTRIPCPSWVTHSAEYLNKATVYFPVIGWIVGGAAALVFVAAQGVWGGLVAVVLSTIATIWITGAFHEDGFADVCDGFGGGWTKMRILEIMKDSRVGAFGVIGMIGMLGLKLATLYELQQMVYLPPWLIIGHTLSRYTAVCLVATDEYVRENDDAKAKPIAKGMGKKDWFFATLLALVPVIWAVSGLWPVWALLAVLVFGVWLMMGRYFRKRIGGYTGDCLGATQQVAEVVIYLGLQALFTHKWLLV, encoded by the coding sequence ATGAAAAATGCCCTTCGTGCTCAGATACACATATTTTTTACGGCACTTATGTTCTATACCCGCATTCCTTGCCCTTCGTGGGTAACACATTCTGCCGAATATCTCAACAAAGCGACAGTATACTTCCCTGTTATTGGTTGGATTGTGGGTGGGGCGGCTGCCTTAGTTTTTGTGGCTGCTCAAGGAGTTTGGGGAGGGTTGGTGGCTGTGGTGTTGAGTACGATAGCGACTATCTGGATTACCGGTGCTTTTCACGAAGACGGCTTTGCCGATGTGTGTGATGGTTTTGGCGGAGGCTGGACCAAGATGCGCATTCTAGAAATTATGAAGGACTCCCGTGTGGGGGCTTTTGGTGTAATCGGAATGATAGGGATGTTGGGGCTGAAGCTGGCTACTCTTTATGAGCTACAGCAAATGGTCTATCTGCCACCTTGGCTCATCATAGGCCACACCCTGAGCCGCTACACGGCGGTCTGTTTGGTTGCTACCGACGAGTATGTCCGCGAGAACGACGATGCCAAGGCCAAACCCATTGCCAAAGGAATGGGTAAGAAAGATTGGTTTTTTGCCACTTTGCTGGCCTTAGTACCCGTAATATGGGCTGTGAGTGGTTTATGGCCTGTTTGGGCGCTATTGGCGGTGCTCGTCTTTGGGGTTTGGTTGATGATGGGGCGCTATTTTCGCAAGCGCATTGGTGGCTATACCGGCGACTGCCTTGGCGCTACCCAGCAGGTAGCCGAGGTAGTGATTTATCTTGGGCTGCAAGCCTTATTCACACACAAATGGCTCTTAGTCTGA
- the polX gene encoding DNA polymerase/3'-5' exonuclease PolX, with the protein MDNAQIIHTLELLATLLELHEENPFKVKSYLTAAQHLEKVDTPLANLSVAELQQLPGIGKAIAEKIAELCTIGTFKLLEEVKQKTPAGLIELTGLSGIGTKKLRTLWQELNITDAEGLLQACEANQVAQLKGFGTKTQEQIRQALLFKQDTKGKLRLDKAAVYAQKVAQALTSLPVFRGKVYASGELRRQAEFVSELCWVAVSHDWEAAWHSLNQLEDLEPTPIAHGLKVWRGQLPEVQLKVSVHLVSEDEWVGTRFLQACEGRHLAQPTQTQVPLQVWVKEQPTFANEEAIYAGAGLPYIVPEMREGHQEWAWATQYQTEMLLETSDIKGVIHAHSTYSDGKHSLAQMAQACAEAGYQYLGITDHSQSAFYANGLNEARVYEQHREIDALNNSLAPFKIFKGIESDILADGSLDYPEDCLKSFDFIIASIHSGLRMDESKATQRLIKAIENPYTTILGHPTGRLLLSRQGYPVDFMKVIDACAANGVAIELNASPWRLDIPWQYIPYALEKGVKISINPDAHEQATIHDIDWGVRIARKAGLTKEATLNTLDGQQIANFFSKK; encoded by the coding sequence TTGGACAACGCACAAATCATCCATACACTAGAGCTATTGGCTACACTCTTGGAGCTACACGAAGAGAACCCTTTCAAAGTTAAATCATACCTTACCGCTGCCCAACATCTCGAAAAAGTAGATACCCCGCTAGCCAACCTCTCCGTTGCTGAGCTTCAACAACTCCCCGGCATAGGGAAAGCTATCGCCGAAAAGATAGCCGAACTCTGTACTATCGGTACTTTCAAACTACTCGAAGAAGTCAAGCAAAAAACACCCGCCGGTCTGATAGAACTGACCGGCCTGTCGGGCATTGGTACCAAAAAACTGCGCACACTCTGGCAAGAGCTCAACATCACCGATGCCGAAGGACTGCTACAGGCTTGCGAAGCCAACCAAGTAGCACAGCTCAAAGGATTTGGCACCAAAACCCAAGAACAAATCCGGCAGGCGCTGCTCTTCAAACAAGACACCAAGGGCAAGCTACGCCTAGATAAAGCCGCAGTGTATGCCCAAAAAGTAGCCCAAGCACTGACATCATTGCCCGTTTTTAGGGGCAAAGTATACGCCAGCGGCGAGCTGCGCCGCCAGGCTGAATTTGTGAGTGAATTATGTTGGGTAGCCGTTAGCCACGATTGGGAAGCAGCTTGGCACAGCCTAAACCAGCTCGAAGACCTTGAGCCTACGCCTATCGCACACGGACTCAAAGTGTGGCGGGGGCAGTTACCAGAAGTACAGCTCAAAGTCTCTGTGCACCTTGTGTCGGAAGATGAGTGGGTCGGTACCCGATTTTTGCAAGCTTGCGAAGGAAGGCATTTGGCACAGCCCACCCAAACCCAAGTACCCCTACAGGTCTGGGTCAAGGAGCAGCCTACTTTTGCCAACGAAGAAGCCATCTATGCCGGCGCAGGGCTACCCTATATCGTCCCCGAAATGCGCGAAGGACACCAAGAGTGGGCTTGGGCAACACAATACCAAACCGAAATGCTCTTGGAGACCTCTGATATCAAGGGAGTCATTCACGCTCACTCTACTTATAGCGATGGCAAACACAGCCTAGCGCAAATGGCTCAGGCCTGTGCTGAAGCTGGATACCAATACCTAGGCATTACGGATCACTCCCAGTCGGCTTTTTATGCCAATGGGCTAAACGAAGCCCGTGTTTATGAACAACATCGTGAAATTGATGCGCTCAACAACAGCCTAGCTCCTTTCAAAATATTCAAAGGTATCGAGTCTGATATTCTGGCTGATGGCTCACTAGATTACCCCGAAGATTGTCTGAAAAGCTTCGATTTTATCATCGCCTCTATCCACTCCGGATTGAGAATGGATGAAAGCAAGGCTACTCAACGGCTTATCAAGGCGATAGAAAACCCCTATACTACCATCCTCGGGCATCCTACAGGCCGGCTGCTGCTGAGCCGGCAAGGCTATCCTGTAGACTTTATGAAAGTTATTGATGCTTGTGCAGCCAATGGGGTCGCTATTGAGCTGAATGCAAGCCCTTGGCGTTTGGATATTCCTTGGCAATATATCCCTTATGCTCTGGAAAAAGGAGTCAAGATTAGCATCAATCCTGATGCCCACGAACAAGCCACCATTCACGATATTGACTGGGGAGTGCGTATCGCGAGAAAAGCCGGCCTGACCAAAGAGGCTACGCTCAACACACTTGATGGCCAGCAAATTGCGAATTTTTTCTCAAAAAAATAA
- a CDS encoding CoA-binding protein, whose amino-acid sequence MLQKKTLILGATTNADRYAYMAAERLTAHQHPIVLVGIKKGEVVGQPIDNSRQIHTDIDTLTLYVGPQNQPEWYDYILQTKPQRLIFNPGTENPELAQKASQAGIEVLYACTLVMLSTQQY is encoded by the coding sequence ATGTTACAGAAGAAAACACTTATCCTCGGCGCGACTACCAATGCCGATCGTTATGCTTATATGGCTGCCGAAAGACTGACGGCACACCAACACCCGATTGTGCTGGTGGGGATAAAAAAGGGAGAGGTTGTGGGCCAACCGATTGACAACAGCCGCCAAATACACACAGACATAGATACACTGACCTTGTATGTAGGGCCTCAGAATCAGCCAGAATGGTACGACTATATCCTCCAAACCAAGCCACAAAGACTTATTTTCAACCCCGGTACCGAAAACCCTGAGCTTGCCCAAAAAGCTAGCCAAGCTGGGATAGAAGTGCTCTATGCTTGTACTTTGGTGATGCTTTCGACCCAGCAGTATTGA
- a CDS encoding glycosyltransferase codes for MMTTDAPPLVSILCLCYNQAAFVADALAAVKAQTYPHWELLIADDASTDGSAERIAQVIADWHKEPVLQRVFFEAQTANKGHCTTFNALLAKAKGKYIVDLAADDWFTPTRIANQVAFFDTLSEDYGLIFSNAALVDAQGRLLRYHYPINADGRSRLSIPQGWVYEEVLRRYFICTPTMMMRHTMLQALGGYDATLSYEDFDLWVRSSPNYAYAYLDEITTYKRQLQNAASKRFYFDIPSNRYQYDTWRVCRKAQAQNQTPAQNTALAQGARYYLRLAFYTRQWGLVRRWALMLRQLEALGFLERWICWAASNKVSVHYWYRLYLRWRYGQQ; via the coding sequence ATGATGACTACAGATGCCCCTCCTTTGGTCTCCATCCTGTGCTTGTGTTACAATCAGGCCGCTTTTGTGGCCGATGCTTTGGCCGCTGTCAAAGCTCAAACCTACCCACATTGGGAGTTGCTTATTGCCGATGATGCCAGCACCGATGGTAGTGCCGAACGCATCGCCCAAGTGATAGCAGATTGGCACAAAGAGCCTGTGCTACAGCGCGTTTTTTTTGAAGCCCAAACAGCCAACAAGGGACACTGTACCACATTCAATGCCTTATTGGCCAAGGCCAAAGGCAAATACATCGTTGACCTTGCTGCGGACGATTGGTTTACTCCAACAAGAATTGCCAATCAGGTGGCATTTTTTGATACCTTGTCAGAGGATTATGGCCTGATTTTTAGCAATGCTGCTTTGGTCGATGCCCAAGGGCGCTTGTTACGCTATCATTATCCTATCAATGCCGACGGACGTAGCCGGCTATCTATTCCTCAAGGCTGGGTATATGAGGAGGTGCTGAGGCGCTACTTTATCTGCACTCCTACGATGATGATGCGCCATACGATGCTCCAAGCTTTGGGAGGCTATGATGCAACACTGAGCTACGAAGACTTTGATTTGTGGGTAAGAAGCAGCCCAAACTATGCCTATGCCTACCTTGATGAAATCACGACCTACAAACGTCAGCTCCAAAACGCAGCTTCCAAGCGGTTTTATTTTGATATTCCGTCTAATCGTTATCAGTACGATACTTGGCGGGTATGCCGCAAAGCTCAAGCCCAAAACCAAACGCCAGCCCAAAACACAGCTTTGGCACAAGGGGCTCGTTATTATCTCAGGTTGGCATTTTATACCCGACAATGGGGCTTGGTCAGGCGTTGGGCCTTGATGTTAAGGCAGTTGGAGGCTTTAGGCTTTTTAGAGCGCTGGATTTGCTGGGCGGCCTCCAACAAGGTATCCGTACATTATTGGTATCGCCTTTACTTACGCTGGAGGTATGGGCAGCAATGA
- a CDS encoding YfhO family protein: MSTQTTTHKLPSFLAPLAKRIGEANTRLLGVHLLVIAALALLSLVYNYPLLEGKVMLQSDVVQATGAAQELKTYREATGKIALWTNGMFSGMPAYQIMMDYPKSLTIKVGRFLSYLLPEPANVVFVYLLGFYLMGAILGYRWWVALLGAFAFAFSTYNIISIEAGHISKALAIGFAPPMIGAIILAYRKNALVGAALAALFASIELYTNHIQITYYAVLAVGLYVLFELAWALMDEQRGQRLQQFAKASALLLLAGGLAIGSQASRLWGAYEYTAQTIRGKTELTPLNANSGESANGLSKEYAFQWSHGVAETLTFIVPNFYGGASGGNLSTKSNMYKTLTSRGVPEGTAADFVERLPLYWGDMPFTSGPAYMGAGLMFLFVLGFLISKDRLRWWVLSVVLLYTLIALGKNFAAFNYLLFDYLPLFNKFRAVTMILSLLPIFLAWMMMLGIEQVILIAQPATTEPTNKATKVRVSPAKPALTPRQLAVAQQVVIVGAVFGGFLLLVAFVAKGMLSYIGLGDERFLASLTQSAGPEFAQELMRALRSDRADLMSSDALRSLIFVLAAAGVCWLWLRQQLNYTWSAVLLLAIVLIDLWGIDRRYLNADSFRTRSEVRQVLERKTPADEQIQQDKDLHYRVLNLTTDPFQDATTSLNHRSVGGYHGAKLRRYQDLIERHLQNELRTAFTLLQTRGTLQTQAQDSLQLRVLNMLNTKYLLVGAQSGQTTVVKNPMALGNAWFVEKYNIARNPDEEIALLYQLDTRREAVVDERFKTLLPAELKSDAQARIDLKSYQPDELVYETQAASPQLAVFSEIYYEPGWQAYLNDKPVPHLRANYVLRALPVPAGKHKVSFRFEPKSYYIGSQIDLVCSILLFLGLGLVTWVQLRKETDE; this comes from the coding sequence ATGTCTACCCAAACCACTACCCATAAACTTCCTTCGTTCTTGGCTCCCTTGGCCAAGCGCATAGGGGAGGCCAATACCCGCTTGTTGGGGGTTCATTTGCTTGTCATAGCTGCCTTGGCTTTGTTGAGCTTGGTGTATAACTATCCGTTGCTCGAAGGCAAGGTGATGCTACAGTCGGATGTGGTTCAGGCTACCGGCGCTGCTCAAGAACTCAAAACATACCGAGAAGCAACGGGCAAAATAGCTCTTTGGACCAACGGAATGTTTAGCGGAATGCCAGCCTATCAGATTATGATGGACTATCCCAAGAGCTTGACCATCAAGGTCGGACGATTTTTGAGCTATTTATTGCCGGAGCCAGCCAATGTTGTGTTTGTATATCTCTTGGGTTTTTACCTGATGGGGGCAATACTAGGGTATCGTTGGTGGGTAGCTTTGTTGGGAGCCTTTGCCTTTGCTTTCAGTACCTACAATATCATTAGTATCGAGGCCGGCCATATTTCCAAAGCCTTAGCCATAGGCTTTGCGCCCCCGATGATTGGGGCTATCATCCTCGCATATCGTAAAAACGCTCTTGTAGGGGCAGCACTTGCCGCGTTATTTGCCTCTATAGAGCTATATACCAACCATATACAGATAACTTATTATGCCGTACTTGCCGTAGGGCTGTATGTCTTGTTTGAGTTAGCTTGGGCTTTGATGGATGAGCAGCGGGGGCAGCGCTTACAACAGTTTGCCAAGGCCTCGGCCTTGTTGTTGTTGGCCGGAGGCCTGGCCATAGGCTCGCAAGCCTCTAGGCTTTGGGGAGCCTATGAGTATACCGCTCAAACGATTCGGGGCAAAACCGAACTGACACCCCTCAATGCCAATAGCGGTGAAAGTGCCAATGGGCTTTCCAAAGAGTACGCTTTTCAGTGGAGCCACGGCGTGGCCGAAACACTTACGTTTATAGTGCCTAATTTTTATGGCGGAGCTTCTGGTGGAAACCTCAGCACCAAGTCCAATATGTACAAAACCCTTACATCGCGTGGTGTACCCGAAGGTACAGCTGCTGATTTTGTAGAGCGCCTACCGCTGTATTGGGGCGATATGCCTTTTACTTCGGGGCCGGCCTATATGGGCGCTGGGCTGATGTTTTTGTTTGTATTGGGCTTCCTTATCAGCAAAGACCGCCTGCGTTGGTGGGTGCTCAGTGTGGTATTGCTCTATACCTTGATTGCGCTTGGCAAAAACTTTGCTGCGTTCAACTACCTGCTCTTCGACTACCTGCCTTTGTTCAATAAATTCAGGGCCGTAACTATGATTTTATCCTTGCTGCCTATCTTCTTGGCTTGGATGATGATGTTGGGCATAGAACAAGTGATTTTGATAGCGCAACCAGCCACTACTGAGCCAACCAACAAAGCGACCAAGGTACGCGTCAGTCCTGCCAAGCCAGCACTTACACCCCGGCAATTGGCCGTAGCCCAGCAAGTAGTGATTGTGGGCGCTGTTTTCGGTGGGTTTTTGCTCTTGGTGGCCTTTGTGGCCAAAGGGATGTTGAGCTATATAGGGCTGGGGGATGAGCGGTTTTTAGCCAGTCTGACCCAAAGCGCAGGGCCGGAGTTTGCCCAAGAGTTGATGCGCGCCCTGCGTAGCGACCGCGCCGACTTGATGAGTAGTGATGCGTTGCGTTCACTTATTTTCGTGTTGGCAGCGGCAGGGGTATGCTGGCTTTGGCTGCGCCAACAGCTCAACTATACCTGGAGTGCCGTGTTGTTGCTTGCTATTGTGTTGATAGACTTATGGGGCATAGACCGTCGGTATCTCAATGCTGATAGCTTCCGTACACGCAGCGAGGTACGCCAAGTATTGGAGCGTAAAACACCTGCCGATGAGCAGATTCAACAAGACAAAGACTTGCATTATCGCGTACTCAATCTGACCACTGACCCTTTCCAAGATGCAACCACTTCGCTCAATCACAGGTCTGTTGGAGGGTATCACGGTGCCAAGCTGCGCCGCTATCAGGATTTGATAGAGCGTCATTTGCAAAATGAGTTGCGTACAGCCTTTACACTCCTGCAAACACGAGGGACACTCCAAACACAAGCCCAAGACAGCCTTCAGTTGCGAGTGCTCAATATGCTCAATACCAAATACTTGCTTGTCGGAGCGCAAAGTGGGCAAACCACAGTAGTCAAAAACCCGATGGCCTTAGGCAATGCGTGGTTTGTGGAAAAATATAACATTGCCCGAAATCCAGACGAAGAGATTGCTTTGCTCTATCAACTGGACACCCGCCGTGAGGCAGTAGTAGATGAGCGCTTCAAAACGCTTTTGCCTGCCGAGCTCAAATCAGACGCACAGGCGCGTATCGACCTCAAATCATACCAGCCTGATGAGTTGGTATATGAAACCCAAGCAGCCAGCCCTCAATTAGCGGTGTTTTCGGAGATTTATTACGAACCGGGCTGGCAGGCCTATCTCAATGACAAGCCCGTTCCTCATCTACGTGCAAACTATGTACTGAGGGCCTTGCCTGTCCCGGCTGGGAAGCATAAGGTCAGCTTCCGTTTCGAGCCTAAGTCTTATTACATCGGCTCACAAATAGACCTCGTGTGTTCTATACTGCTCTTCCTGGGGCTGGGGCTGGTAACTTGGGTACAATTGCGCAAGGAAACTGACGAATAA
- a CDS encoding glycosyltransferase family 9 protein, translating into MHPIKILIIRLSSMGDIVLTSPVVRCLKQQLAQVEIHFCTKEQYHDLLAHNPYIDKIHLLNGCIKNTIKRLQAENFDYVIDLHNNFRSFRIKMALNKPHKTLKKLNVQKWLYVNTKINWMPKTHIVDRYMQTVAFLGVQNDHQGLDYFITPHHEVPLSEFPVLFQQGYAAFVIGGGHYTKRLPIEKVLEFCIQIPMPIILLGGKEEMATAKHVMEALYQTHPQVAERVYNACGEYSVNQAASVVRQSQVVFTHDTGLMHIAAAYKKFIYAIWGNTTPALGMYPYKTSFVSIENLTLNCRPCSKIGYNQCPKGHFKCMLGLRLPKKLVSLPLEQQITYTPQHESMTLPHETQQTTSLRLGVSQSRTNTW; encoded by the coding sequence ATGCACCCCATAAAGATACTCATCATACGCCTCTCTTCTATGGGCGATATTGTGCTGACAAGCCCTGTTGTAAGATGCCTCAAGCAGCAATTAGCCCAAGTAGAGATCCACTTCTGCACCAAAGAGCAATATCACGACCTCCTGGCTCACAACCCCTACATCGACAAAATACACCTTCTCAACGGCTGTATCAAAAATACTATCAAGCGGCTGCAAGCCGAAAATTTTGACTATGTCATTGATTTGCACAATAACTTCAGAAGCTTTCGTATCAAAATGGCGCTAAACAAGCCCCACAAGACCCTCAAGAAGCTGAATGTGCAGAAATGGCTGTATGTGAACACCAAAATCAACTGGATGCCCAAAACACATATCGTGGACCGGTATATGCAGACTGTAGCTTTTCTGGGTGTTCAGAATGATCATCAAGGGCTAGACTACTTCATAACGCCTCACCACGAAGTACCGCTGTCGGAATTTCCTGTGTTATTCCAACAAGGTTATGCGGCGTTTGTGATTGGTGGAGGGCATTATACCAAGCGGCTTCCGATAGAAAAGGTACTGGAGTTTTGTATACAAATCCCAATGCCTATCATTTTGCTGGGGGGCAAAGAAGAAATGGCTACGGCCAAGCATGTGATGGAAGCCTTATATCAAACACATCCACAAGTGGCTGAGAGGGTGTATAATGCCTGCGGAGAATATAGTGTCAATCAAGCGGCCTCTGTTGTCAGACAGTCGCAAGTGGTCTTTACACACGATACCGGGCTAATGCACATTGCTGCTGCCTACAAGAAATTTATCTATGCTATCTGGGGGAATACGACTCCAGCCTTGGGGATGTACCCCTACAAGACCAGCTTTGTGTCTATCGAAAACCTAACACTTAACTGCCGCCCCTGCTCCAAGATTGGGTACAACCAATGTCCTAAGGGGCATTTCAAGTGTATGTTGGGGCTACGACTACCCAAAAAGCTGGTGTCCTTGCCCCTAGAACAGCAGATTACGTATACCCCCCAACACGAGTCTATGACACTACCGCACGAAACACAGCAGACAACCTCCTTGAGGCTTGGTGTAAGCCAATCTCGTACCAATACTTGGTAA
- a CDS encoding putative quinol monooxygenase — protein sequence MLIRIVRMTFQADQVETFLATFETYKHQIRHFEGCQHLSLLRDWSAPHIFTTYSHWLSEEHLNNYRHSELFQHVWGQTKPLFAQSPVAFSLLKAQEVV from the coding sequence ATGTTGATTCGTATCGTTCGGATGACTTTCCAAGCAGATCAAGTAGAGACTTTCTTGGCTACTTTTGAAACTTACAAACACCAAATACGGCACTTTGAAGGCTGCCAACACCTTAGCTTGCTGCGCGACTGGTCAGCCCCCCATATTTTTACTACCTACAGCCACTGGCTCAGCGAAGAGCATCTCAACAACTATCGACACTCGGAGCTTTTTCAACACGTTTGGGGGCAGACCAAGCCCCTTTTCGCCCAAAGCCCTGTCGCATTCTCCCTGCTCAAAGCGCAAGAAGTCGTATAA